The Avibacterium sp. 20-132 genome segment ACTCAGTGCGTATTTTGCCTTAGATTATGTTGCACCAGGTGGTATCCACGAGTTTTTGACCTATCAAGATGTCGATCCCGCCCATATTATTTCAAAAACAACCCTGCCAAATTTAGATTTAATTCAATCCAACGATCCCACAAATAATGTTAGCCAGATGCTACGCAATGCCCCTGATGGTGCAATACGGTTTAGCTTTCTGCTGAAAAAACTCAAAGGCTATGATGTGATTGTTGTGGATACACGCGGAACGCGAGATATTACGGTAGATATGTCTGTACTTGCTGCCGATTTATTATTTTGTCCTATCTTGCCACATATTTTATCCGCAAAAGAATTTCTTCGCGGCACGATAGGTATGTACCAAGAATTGCAGACCTTTGAGGCATTTGGGTTTTCGCTCCCGCCGCTCAAAGCGGTGCCTAACTGTGTCGATCATACCAATGATGTGAAATTTGTGCTTAGTCAGCTAAAACAGCTTTTTGAGCAAAACTTAAGTGCTGATAAAACCCTCCTTGATTTTCATATTCCTGACAAAGTCGCTTACCGTGAGGCGGCAACCTATTCATTGCCCGTCTATCGACATAGCAAAGCAGAGTATGCCGTAATTCAGGCACTGTGTATGCATTTGTTACCTCAATTTGCCCATCAATTTGAGCAAGGTTTAGGAGGACATAATGCGTAAAACGAAAAAATCCCCCGCTGAGCTTTATTCGCTTGAGGCAGAATATTCCGTCATTGGCGGGTTATTGATTAATGCGGATTGCTTTGATGATGTGGCGATCATTCTCACCCCTGAAGATTTCTATATTGTCGAGCATCGCTATATTTTTGAAACTATTGCGTCACTGGTTAACCAAAATAAAGCCATTGATATACTCACGGTATCGGAATCTTGCAAAGAAAAAGGCAGGCTGGAAGATGTCGGGGGGATTGCCTATTTAGCTGAAATAGCCAATAACACGCCATCCGTTGCCAACATTGTAGCTTATGCAGAGCTGGTCAAACAATATAGTCGGCAACGCCAATTTTTAGCCTTGGGGCAGTTTATTTTAAGTGAAATGAAGGAGCCTAAGAATGCGGAAAATTTGGCAGCACTTGCCGAGCAGATTGAACAGCGATATACGAAAATTTCGTTAAATCAAACAGATAAAAGTGCGGTGCAATTAGCGGACATTTTTTCGCAAATGTTCGATAAGATGGAGCAATCTACCTTAAGTGCGGATCCTGTTACAGGCACACCATTAGGTA includes the following:
- a CDS encoding ParA family protein; amino-acid sequence: MENSNLSKKPFIITIASTKGGSAKSTNAANIGAFCADHGLKTLLIDTDTQPTLSAYFALDYVAPGGIHEFLTYQDVDPAHIISKTTLPNLDLIQSNDPTNNVSQMLRNAPDGAIRFSFLLKKLKGYDVIVVDTRGTRDITVDMSVLAADLLFCPILPHILSAKEFLRGTIGMYQELQTFEAFGFSLPPLKAVPNCVDHTNDVKFVLSQLKQLFEQNLSADKTLLDFHIPDKVAYREAATYSLPVYRHSKAEYAVIQALCMHLLPQFAHQFEQGLGGHNA